A region from the Hyalangium gracile genome encodes:
- a CDS encoding DUF6812 domain-containing protein, with the protein MAVFLAEPLAGAEGERLSDLLNAETKFIPVQDVATEAMAFVNSVAVAVARVDARHELRDVDRLTMRTEHAVEIRLVDGQRLKGLFAYVQPEGRSRLTDYLNDAPPFLRLLQGDMVALVNKRHVAYVEALSR; encoded by the coding sequence GTGGCCGTATTTCTGGCCGAGCCCCTGGCCGGCGCGGAGGGTGAGCGGCTGTCGGATCTGCTCAACGCCGAGACGAAGTTCATCCCGGTCCAGGACGTGGCGACCGAGGCGATGGCCTTCGTGAACAGCGTCGCCGTGGCGGTGGCGCGGGTGGATGCCCGGCACGAGCTGCGCGACGTGGACAGGCTCACCATGCGCACCGAGCACGCGGTGGAGATCCGCCTCGTGGACGGGCAGCGGCTCAAGGGGCTCTTCGCCTACGTGCAGCCCGAGGGACGCTCGCGGCTCACCGACTATCTCAACGACGCGCCACCCTTCCTCCGGCTGCTGCAGGGGGACATGGTGGCGCTGGTCAACAAACGCCACGTCGCATACGTGGAAGCTCTCTCCCGCTGA
- a CDS encoding putative NPN-dependent ornithine cyclodeaminase → MSTIPHPDFTAERFARAPDARFEPAPADGVLPEGFFTTTNLPTYVRVGGRWRMPREPRMDSALVLGADGELWTREGRRVRQGDRVAMGHAEDGSQGVYVHASWLAGGAQGEFKFMTSEVSREKPIDYAHLARLLVEERRRGGYPVWVTGPALVHSRARMDMTWFIANGFVGALLAGNAVAVHDIEASIFGTTLGMSGSGEATSGGHGLHMRAINQVRAAGSIARAVEQGVIKDGIMHACVAHRVPFVLTGSIRDDGPLPDVVTDNLAAQDAMRRHTVKATLAVMIATALHAIATGNMLPAFVTEPDGSLRELATICVDSSEFVVSKLKDRGTHQAFGVVTNAQDFLHILRLFVERQLAAQP, encoded by the coding sequence GTGAGCACCATCCCCCATCCCGACTTCACCGCCGAGCGCTTCGCGCGGGCCCCGGACGCCCGCTTCGAGCCCGCGCCGGCCGACGGTGTCCTCCCCGAGGGCTTCTTCACCACCACCAACCTGCCCACCTACGTGCGCGTGGGCGGGCGCTGGCGCATGCCCCGCGAGCCGCGGATGGACAGCGCGCTGGTGCTGGGCGCGGATGGGGAGCTGTGGACGCGCGAGGGGCGGCGCGTGCGCCAGGGAGACCGGGTGGCGATGGGCCACGCGGAGGACGGGAGCCAGGGGGTGTACGTGCACGCCTCGTGGCTGGCGGGTGGCGCGCAGGGCGAGTTCAAGTTCATGACGAGCGAGGTGTCGCGCGAGAAGCCCATCGACTACGCGCACCTGGCCCGGCTGCTGGTGGAGGAGCGCCGGCGGGGCGGCTACCCGGTGTGGGTGACGGGGCCGGCGCTGGTGCACTCGCGGGCGCGCATGGACATGACGTGGTTCATCGCCAACGGCTTCGTGGGCGCGCTGCTGGCGGGCAACGCGGTGGCGGTGCATGACATCGAGGCCTCCATCTTCGGCACCACGCTGGGGATGAGCGGCTCGGGCGAGGCGACGTCCGGGGGCCACGGCCTGCACATGCGCGCCATCAATCAGGTGCGCGCGGCGGGCTCCATCGCCAGGGCGGTGGAGCAGGGCGTCATCAAGGACGGCATCATGCACGCGTGCGTGGCGCACCGGGTGCCCTTCGTGCTGACGGGCTCCATCCGGGACGACGGGCCGCTGCCGGACGTGGTGACGGACAACCTGGCCGCGCAGGACGCGATGCGTCGCCACACGGTGAAGGCCACCCTGGCGGTGATGATCGCCACGGCGCTGCACGCCATCGCCACCGGCAACATGCTGCCCGCGTTCGTCACCGAGCCGGATGGCTCGCTGCGCGAGCTGGCCACCATCTGCGTGGACTCGTCCGAGTTCGTGGTGAGCAAGCTGAAGGACCGGGGCACGCACCAGGCCTTCGGCGTCGTCACCAACGCCCAGGACTTCCTGCACATCCTCCGGCTCTTCGTGGAGCGCCAGCTGGCCGCCCAGCCATGA
- a CDS encoding protein-tyrosine phosphatase family protein, producing MGESQWELNLDWVTPQVAVGGRFPIEAAEHLALRLGIRHVVDVRVEACDDEHVLREHGITLLHLPTLDLRAISLPMLRDGVRWVTQHLERGHKVYIHCEHGVGRSAMLALCVLVAQGDSPLEALRRAKRARRQVSPSPEQLEVFLFWAEDWRAQHRLSWELPTFDALADIAYSHLRRALTSKE from the coding sequence ATGGGTGAATCTCAGTGGGAGCTGAACCTCGACTGGGTGACGCCGCAGGTGGCGGTGGGGGGGCGCTTCCCCATCGAGGCCGCGGAGCACCTGGCGTTGCGGCTGGGCATCCGCCACGTGGTGGATGTGCGGGTGGAGGCGTGTGACGACGAGCACGTGCTGCGCGAGCACGGCATCACCCTGCTGCACCTGCCCACCCTGGATCTGCGCGCGATCAGCCTGCCCATGCTGCGCGACGGGGTGCGGTGGGTGACGCAGCACCTGGAGCGAGGCCACAAGGTGTACATCCACTGCGAGCACGGCGTTGGCCGGAGCGCGATGCTGGCGCTGTGCGTGCTGGTGGCGCAGGGAGACAGTCCGCTGGAGGCGCTCCGCCGGGCGAAGCGGGCGCGGCGGCAGGTGTCTCCCAGCCCCGAGCAGCTCGAGGTGTTCCTGTTCTGGGCGGAGGACTGGCGGGCGCAGCACCGGCTCTCGTGGGAGCTGCCGACGTTCGATGCCCTGGCGGACATCGCCTACAGCCACCTGCGCCGAGCGCTCACCAGCAAGGAGTGA
- a CDS encoding LysM peptidoglycan-binding domain-containing protein, which translates to MSYRIQSGDTLSKLAQRYNTSVSALMKANPQVKDANKIFTGKMLNIPGSRDEFVGSTGGGSRPGSTPGAAGPQGPVNAGPGTRGPGGSPFDIAQSHLGKNAGSLKLEQSGVGADMEDWVPNNVNCANFVSACLEQAGQISNAQHNNSVMGLQANLDKDPNFKRVSLADARPGDVVSMKTPGGQHVVMFAGMKDGKPQFIGSNNVNPDGSQRISLSSMNYPIMSIHQYRG; encoded by the coding sequence ATGAGCTACCGGATTCAGTCTGGCGACACCCTGTCGAAGCTGGCCCAGCGCTACAACACCTCCGTCAGCGCGCTCATGAAGGCCAACCCCCAGGTGAAGGACGCCAACAAGATCTTCACGGGGAAGATGCTGAACATCCCCGGCTCGCGAGATGAGTTCGTCGGCAGCACCGGTGGCGGCAGCCGTCCTGGGAGCACCCCTGGCGCGGCGGGCCCGCAGGGCCCCGTGAACGCGGGCCCGGGCACGCGCGGCCCCGGTGGCAGCCCGTTCGACATCGCCCAGTCGCACCTGGGCAAGAACGCCGGCTCGCTGAAGCTGGAGCAGAGCGGCGTCGGCGCGGACATGGAGGACTGGGTCCCCAACAACGTCAACTGCGCCAACTTCGTCTCCGCGTGCCTCGAGCAGGCCGGGCAGATCTCCAACGCCCAGCACAACAACTCGGTGATGGGCCTGCAGGCCAACCTGGACAAGGACCCGAACTTCAAGCGCGTCTCGCTGGCCGATGCCAGGCCGGGCGACGTGGTGAGCATGAAGACGCCGGGTGGGCAGCACGTGGTGATGTTCGCGGGCATGAAGGACGGCAAGCCCCAGTTCATCGGCTCCAACAACGTGAACCCGGATGGTTCTCAGCGGATCAGCCTCTCCTCGATGAACTACCCCATCATGTCCATCCACCAGTATCGCGGCTGA
- a CDS encoding metallophosphoesterase, with amino-acid sequence MAESSQGLEREQHDGVPLSQVPIGLIIRGMVAIVFVVGLVGGLHGYLGLRLVSEPNLGQPWEALGYAALALLFFSIPMGFVASRRRPTALNQALYWTSMLWLGTFGLLLTATLVADLLGAVWGLLGSAPDAQALARGKAAGVVAVVLPALAVAFLTARGRARVERLRIPVQKLGQGLHGVRVVQISDVHIGPTLDRHFLRRVVEQVNALEPDIIAVTGDLVDGSVRTLRDEVAPLSGLRAPLGVYYVTGNHEYYHGGAAWAAEVARLGLTVLHNEHRVIERSEARLVVAGVTDHEGGRMDPAHACRPDLALEGAPEDVPRVLLAHQPRTAFLAQGLRVDLQLSGHTHGGQLFPFMFFVKLQQPVIRGLAHIAGIRVYTSRGTGYWGPPLRLGPAPEITELTLVAE; translated from the coding sequence ATGGCGGAGTCCTCTCAGGGCTTGGAGCGCGAGCAGCACGACGGTGTCCCGCTGAGCCAGGTTCCCATCGGCCTCATCATCCGAGGCATGGTCGCCATCGTGTTCGTGGTGGGCCTGGTGGGCGGCCTGCATGGCTACCTCGGGCTGCGGCTGGTGTCGGAGCCGAACCTGGGGCAGCCGTGGGAGGCGCTCGGCTACGCAGCGCTGGCGCTGCTCTTCTTCTCCATCCCCATGGGCTTCGTGGCCTCGCGCCGCCGGCCCACCGCGCTGAACCAGGCGCTGTACTGGACGTCCATGCTGTGGCTGGGCACCTTCGGGCTGCTGCTCACGGCCACGCTCGTGGCGGACCTGCTCGGCGCGGTGTGGGGCCTGCTGGGCTCGGCGCCCGACGCCCAGGCGCTCGCGCGGGGCAAGGCGGCGGGCGTGGTGGCGGTGGTGCTGCCGGCGCTCGCCGTCGCCTTCCTCACCGCCCGCGGCCGCGCGCGGGTGGAGCGGCTGCGGATTCCCGTCCAGAAGCTGGGCCAGGGCCTGCACGGCGTGCGCGTGGTGCAGATCTCCGACGTCCACATCGGCCCCACGCTGGACAGGCACTTCCTGCGCCGCGTGGTGGAGCAGGTGAACGCGCTGGAGCCGGACATCATCGCGGTGACGGGAGACCTGGTGGACGGCAGCGTGCGCACGCTGCGCGACGAGGTGGCCCCGCTGTCCGGGCTGCGCGCGCCGCTCGGCGTCTACTACGTCACCGGCAACCACGAGTACTACCACGGAGGCGCCGCGTGGGCCGCCGAGGTGGCGCGGCTGGGGCTCACCGTGCTGCACAACGAGCACCGCGTCATCGAGCGCTCCGAGGCGCGGCTCGTGGTGGCCGGGGTGACTGACCACGAGGGCGGGCGCATGGATCCAGCCCACGCGTGCCGGCCGGACCTGGCGCTCGAGGGGGCTCCGGAGGATGTGCCGCGCGTGCTCCTGGCGCACCAGCCGCGCACGGCGTTCCTGGCCCAGGGGCTGCGCGTGGACCTGCAGCTGTCCGGGCACACGCACGGCGGCCAGCTCTTCCCCTTCATGTTCTTCGTGAAGCTCCAGCAGCCCGTCATCCGCGGGCTGGCGCACATCGCGGGCATCCGCGTGTACACCAGCCGTGGCACCGGCTACTGGGGACCTCCGCTGCGCCTGGGGCCCGCGCCCGAGATTACCGAGCTGACCCTGGTGGCGGAGTGA